From a single Hyphomicrobiales bacterium genomic region:
- a CDS encoding TrbI/VirB10 family protein: protein MPTADDYRSLELEAAAASSVARGRTALGGFLKIAIPLGALAIAAWLIYGSLARRTPTFTTPDKEEFTTTQFPAPSLSTPRPQTDQGTIVVPPAPPEPAPPAPPVAPPLALPPPPAPEPPLVAAPPNDDEARRLAELERQRQEEERRRWERLRAPQVIADNASAAAATNGEDGPRGPAGNEDGPNRRFLASVSAAGVEVARASKNDRIDALVAQGTLIRGVLETAVQSDLPGMVRAVVTENVWSFDGRRVLIPSGSRLIGEYRSGIAQGQTRVFIVWTRMLRSDGVSVQLGSNGADELGRAGNAGFVDNHYLERFGSAIVLSLVGGGAQFLSAYGQNTDGYGNGTVITTTDPVTGVVTQTQTGVNQNQLPLQARQIAAQNISQTLTNIAQEALRNSINIPPTIYLDQGTRIIVFVRRDLDFSALYPDPVKEALRELKRERSGAKPDGLH from the coding sequence ATGCCGACGGCCGACGATTATCGTTCACTGGAGCTCGAGGCGGCCGCCGCCAGCTCTGTCGCCCGGGGGCGAACCGCTCTCGGCGGTTTTTTGAAGATCGCCATACCGCTTGGGGCGCTGGCGATTGCCGCCTGGCTCATCTACGGATCGCTGGCCCGCCGGACTCCCACGTTTACGACGCCTGACAAAGAAGAATTCACGACCACCCAGTTTCCGGCGCCTTCGCTTTCGACGCCCCGTCCGCAAACCGATCAGGGCACGATCGTCGTGCCGCCGGCGCCGCCCGAACCCGCTCCGCCTGCTCCTCCGGTCGCACCGCCCCTGGCGCTGCCGCCGCCGCCGGCACCGGAACCGCCCCTTGTCGCGGCACCGCCCAACGATGACGAGGCGCGGCGGCTCGCGGAGCTCGAGCGGCAACGCCAGGAGGAAGAGCGACGGCGCTGGGAGCGGCTGCGCGCGCCACAGGTGATCGCTGACAACGCCTCGGCGGCCGCCGCTACGAATGGCGAGGACGGACCTCGTGGTCCGGCAGGCAACGAAGACGGTCCCAATAGGCGCTTCCTCGCATCGGTCTCCGCCGCAGGGGTCGAAGTGGCCCGCGCATCAAAGAACGACCGCATCGACGCGCTGGTGGCGCAGGGCACGCTGATCCGCGGCGTGCTGGAAACGGCCGTACAGAGCGATCTGCCCGGCATGGTGCGGGCTGTCGTGACCGAGAATGTCTGGTCGTTCGACGGCCGACGCGTGCTTATTCCATCGGGCAGCCGCCTGATCGGCGAGTATCGGTCCGGCATCGCCCAGGGCCAGACCCGGGTCTTTATCGTCTGGACCCGAATGTTGCGGTCCGACGGCGTGTCGGTGCAACTCGGTTCGAACGGCGCCGACGAGCTCGGCCGTGCCGGCAACGCTGGCTTCGTCGACAATCATTATCTCGAGCGCTTCGGCTCGGCGATCGTGCTGTCGCTGGTCGGCGGGGGAGCACAATTCCTCAGCGCATACGGACAGAACACCGACGGCTATGGCAACGGCACGGTCATCACGACCACCGACCCCGTGACCGGCGTTGTGACGCAGACCCAAACCGGCGTGAACCAGAACCAGCTTCCCCTGCAGGCCCGTCAGATCGCCGCACAGAACATCTCCCAAACTCTGACCAACATCGCTCAGGAGGCCCTGCGCAACTCGATCAACATTCCACCGACGATTTACCTCGACCAGGGAACGCGGATTATCGTGTTCGTGCGGCGCGATCTCGATTTCTCGGCACTGTATCCCGATCCGGTCAAGGAAGCCCTCAGGGAGCTGAAGCGTGAGCGTAGTGGCGCGAAGCCTGACGGTCTTCATTGA
- a CDS encoding Type IV secretion system protein — translation MSVVARSLTVFIDRALEPIRPWLEDDQVVEICANGPGEVWVERFGQSAMERHEVPALSEHAIRHLAERVAGHSGQSVNEEHPLLSAALPTGERFQGVIPPATTSGGAFAIRKQVIKEMRLDDYRRMGSFDKVAMAEEGALSDVDRRLCEHLDAGRIEDFIKLAVVSRYSILLSGGTSSGKTTFLNAILKEVPADERIITIEDTREVNPIQKNYLPLVASKGDQGEARVTVEMLLQASMRLRPDRIFLGEIRGAEAYSFLRAINTGHPGSITTVHADSSAGAFEQLALMVMQAGLGLRRDEIIAYIKSVLPIVVQQTKVGGWRGTSEIYFSRMPDWRREHAARYDR, via the coding sequence GTGAGCGTAGTGGCGCGAAGCCTGACGGTCTTCATTGATCGCGCGCTGGAGCCGATCCGACCTTGGCTCGAGGACGACCAGGTCGTCGAGATCTGCGCCAATGGGCCTGGGGAAGTCTGGGTCGAACGGTTTGGACAATCGGCGATGGAAAGGCACGAGGTGCCAGCGCTCAGCGAACACGCGATCCGCCACTTGGCCGAGCGCGTCGCGGGTCATTCGGGGCAAAGCGTCAACGAAGAACATCCGCTCCTGTCCGCGGCCTTGCCAACGGGGGAGCGCTTCCAAGGCGTCATTCCCCCAGCGACGACCTCGGGCGGTGCGTTTGCCATCCGCAAGCAGGTCATCAAGGAGATGCGGCTCGACGATTATCGCCGCATGGGATCGTTCGACAAGGTCGCGATGGCCGAAGAGGGCGCCTTGTCCGACGTCGATCGCCGCCTGTGCGAGCATCTCGACGCAGGCCGCATCGAGGACTTTATCAAGCTGGCCGTTGTCAGTCGATATTCGATCCTGCTTTCGGGAGGGACAAGCTCCGGAAAGACGACGTTCCTGAACGCGATACTCAAGGAAGTGCCGGCCGACGAGCGCATCATCACGATTGAGGACACGCGTGAGGTCAATCCGATCCAGAAGAACTACCTTCCCTTGGTGGCCTCGAAGGGGGACCAGGGCGAAGCCCGAGTTACGGTCGAAATGCTCCTGCAAGCTTCCATGCGGCTGCGACCGGACCGCATTTTTCTCGGCGAGATCCGCGGCGCCGAAGCCTATTCGTTTCTGCGCGCGATCAATACGGGACATCCCGGCAGCATCACGACGGTCCATGCGGACAGTTCGGCCGGCGCCTTCGAACAGCTGGCGCTGATGGTGATGCAGGCCGGGCTTGGTCTGCGGCGTGACGAGATCATCGCGTACATCAAGTCCGTTCTTCCGATCGTGGTTCAACAAACCAAGGTTGGCGGCTGGCGCGGCACATCCGAGATCTATTTCTCGCGCATGCCCGACTGGCGACGCGAGCACGCCGCGAGGTATGACCGATGA